In Musa acuminata AAA Group cultivar baxijiao chromosome BXJ2-3, Cavendish_Baxijiao_AAA, whole genome shotgun sequence, the following proteins share a genomic window:
- the LOC108952016 gene encoding putative disease resistance protein RGA3: MESDMVGERLEEDAEALVEQLTKPDPSKNVVVLAIVGIGGIGKTTFAQKVFNDGKIKASFRTTIWVCVSQEFSETDLLRNIVKGAGGSHGGEQSRSLLEPLVEGLLRGNKFLLVLDDVWDAQIWDDLLRNPLQGGAAGSRVLVTTRNAGIARQMKAAHVHEMKLLPPEDGWSLLCKKATMNAEEERDAQDLKDTGMKIVEKCGGLPLAIKTIGGVLRDRGLNRSAWEEVLRSAAWSRTGLPEGVHGALYLSYQDLPSHLKQCFLYCALFQEDFDFERPEIVRLWIAEGFVEARGDVSLEETGEQYYRELLHRSLLQWQPYDLDSGEYSRMHDLLRSLGHFLSKDESLFISDVQNEWRSAAAPMKLRRLSIVATETTDIQHIVSLIKQHESVRTLLVHGYAKDIDDYLKNFVRLRVLHLMGRNIQSLPHYMGNLIHLRYLTVSQSHITELPESICNLTNLQFLILFGCRRLTQIPQGIVRLVNLRALDCKGTRLESFPYGIKRLKHLNELQGFVVNTGIGMCPLEALCGLQELRDLSIHRLERAWLEAEPGRDTSVLKGNQKLKKLLLCCSFTSDGYREEEIERMEKVLDVALHPPSSVVMLSLENLFGRRYPSWMASASISSLLPNIRHLELIDCYDWPLLPPLGKLSSLEFLHIRGARAVTTIGPEFFGCEAAAATGNDRERNSKRPSSSSSSPTLFPKPRQLELWNMTNMEVWDWVAEGFAMRRLDKLDLVNCPKLKSLPEGLIRQATCLTTLDLTDVCALKSIGGFPSVKELSISGESDLEIVADLPALELLKLGGFFFPYNHLPEWLADFTILQRLDVHGTTQLLRRCLQNGAYWPMIKHFPNFSIKDDRGNYINYIKHSGTFETNLVDDAAAFAAAAAEEEEEGEDINEL, encoded by the coding sequence ATGGAGTCTGACATGGTTGGCGAGCGGCTGGAGGAGGACGCCGAGGCACTGGTGGAGCAGCTGACAAAGCCAGATCCGAGTAAGAACGTGGTGGTGCTGGCAATTGTGGGGATCGGCGGCATCGGAAAGACCACCTTCGCTCAGAAGGTGTTCAATGATGGTAAAATCAAAGCCAGCTTCCGCACCACCATCTGGGTGTGCGTGTCCCAAGAATTCAGCGAGACGGATCTTCTCAGAAATATCGTTAAAGGTGCTGGTGGAAGCCATGGTGGAGAACAGAGCAGGAGTCTGCTGGAGCCCTTGGTGGAGGGTCTCCTGAGAGGGAACAAGTTCTTGCTGGTGTTGGATGATGTCTGGGATGCTCAGATCTGGGACGACTTGCTCCGCAATCCTTTGCAGGGAGGAGCAGCAGGCAGCAGGGTGCTGGTGACCACCAGAAACGCAGGGATCGCGAGGCAGATGAAGGCGGCCCACGTCCACGAGATGAAGCTGCTGCCTCCGGAGGATGGCTGGTCGCTCCTGTGCAAGAAGGCGACGATGAATGCAGAGGAGGAAAGGGATGCCCAAGATCTCAAGGACACAGGCATGAAGATTGTTGAGAAATGCGGAGGGCTTCCCCTGGCCATCAAGACCATCGGAGGGGTCCTCCGCGACAGAGGACTCAACAGAAGTGCGTGGGAGGAAGTTCTCCGCAGCGCCGCATGGTCACGGACCGGGCTTCCCGAAGGTGTGCATGGAGCACTGTATCTGAGCTACCAAGACCTGCCGTCCCATCTCAAGCAATGCTTTCTCTACTGCGCCTTGTTCCAAGAAGATTTTGATTTTGAGAGGCCTGAAATCGTCAGATTATGGATAGCCGAGGGGTTTGTCGAAGCACGAGGAGATGTCAGCTTGGAGGAAACAGGGGAGCAATATTACAGAGAGCTGCTTCATAGGAGCCTTCTACAATGGCAACCTTACGATCTGGACTCCGGTGAGTATTCCAGGATGCATGACCTGCTGCGATCGCTCGGCCATTTCCTATCGAAAGATGAGAGCTTGTTCATTAGTGACGTGCAAAATGAGTGGAGAAGTGCTGCCGCCCCGATGAAGCTGCGTCGGTTGTCGATTGTGGCCACTGAAACCACGGACATCCAGCATATCGTCAGTTTGATCAAGCAACATGAGTCGGTGAGGACATTGTTAGTACATGGCTATGCGAAGGATATAGATGATTACTTGAAGAACTTTGTGCGACTTAGAGTCCTCCATCTCATGGGCAGAAATATCCAGAGCCTACCACACTACATGGGAAATTTGATACACTTGAGATACTTGACTGTGTCTCAGAGCCATATAACGGAGCTTCCAGAAAGCATATGCAATCTGACGAATTTGCAGTTTTTGATCCTTTTTGGATGTAGACGGTTGACACAGATCCCCCAAGGTATAGTAAGACTAGTCAATCTAAGGGCACTCGATTGTAAAGGTACACGGCTGGAGAGCTTTCCATATGGAATAAAAAGGTTGAAGCACCTCAATGAACTCCAAGGATTCGTCGTGAACACGGGCATTGGTATGTGCCCATTGGAAGCATTATGCGGCCTCCAGGAGCTCAGAGACCTCTCCATTCACAGGTTGGAGAGGGCGTGGCTGGAAGCTGAACCGGGAAGAGATACGAGCGTCTTAAAGGGTAACCAAAAACTGAAGAAACTACTTTTATGTTGCTCATTCACATCCGATGGTTACAGGGAGGAAGAGATTGAAAGAATGGAGAAGGTGTTAGATGTGGCACTTCATCCACCATCATCTGTTGTTATGCTCAGTTTAGAGAATTTGTTCGGCCGCCGGTACCCAAGCTGGATGGCGTCTGCAAGCATCAGTTCGCTTCTTCCAAACATAAGACACTTGGAACTAATTGACTGCTATGACTGGCCACTGCTTCCACCGCTAGGGAAGCTCTCTAGCTTGGAGTTTCTTCACATACGAGGTGCACGTGCAGTGACAACCATCGGACCGGAATTTTTTGGGTGtgaagctgctgctgctactggaaATGATCGTGAACGGAATTCAAagcgcccttcttcttcttcttcttctcctacgTTGTTTCCGAAACCAAGGCAGCTGGAACTCTGGAATATGACTAACATGGAAGTGTGGGATTGGGTAGCGGAAGGCTTTGCTATGCGTCGCCTCGACAAATTGGACCTCGTAAATTGCCCCAAGTTGAAGTCTCTACCGGAAGGCCTGATCCGACAGGCAACCTGCTTAACCACATTGGATCTGACCGATGTGTGTGCTCTCAAGTCCATCGGAGGTTTCCCTTCTGTAAAAGAACTGAGTATAAGTGGTGAGTCAGATCTGGAGATTGTTGCTGATCTCCCTGCACTGGAGCTCTTGAAGTTGGGCGGGTTTTTCTTTCCATACAATCATTTACCAGAGTGGTTGGCGGATTTCACTATCCTACAGAGACTGGACGTACACGGAACCACCCAACTCCTCCGCAGATGCCTCCAAAATGGCGCATACTGGCCCATGATCAAACACTTTCCTAATTTTTCCATCAAAGATGACCGAGGCAATTATATAAACTACATCAAGCATTCCGGCACCTTCGAGACAAACCTAGTCGATGATGCTGCTGctttcgctgctgctgctgctgaagaagaagaagaaggagaagacatCAATGAGCTTTGA